Below is a genomic region from Vitis riparia cultivar Riparia Gloire de Montpellier isolate 1030 chromosome 5, EGFV_Vit.rip_1.0, whole genome shotgun sequence.
ttatCAAAGGGAAAGGCCAAGGACAAAAATTCAAATGATGGTAGCTTTTCATGAAGCAAGCATATAAAAGTTacagaaaaaattaatatcataaaagcAAGGGAAGAATTGTTTGGGGTGTGGGGTTGTAATGGGTTTGGACAATGGTCCTGATTAAGGCTAAACAGTGAGCAAAGAATCACACACCCCAGCTATTGCATTGAGTGCCACCCATGAGCCATACACAATACTTAAATCATTCACACCAATTGAAAAATTAAGCATAAATTAACCAAActccaaattttccaagatcGAAACCAAGGAAGAAACAAAACACAACACACCAACTACAGcagaaaaaaataggaaaagcaTATACAACAACTAAAAGATGGGCCTTTGTTAGCAACAACATCCATCAACATGTCAGCTTCTCCTGTAGAAATATGAATTCAGTCATTATATTTCTTCTTACGTTATTGTTATCATTTGAGGAGTGTTTCATCTTGTCAATAAAAGCGGCACacaaaatatgtttgattttatgaCGACAttagaagatgttgaagattCGGGTTGATGAAATCAactcaactctctctctctctctctctctcttacatTTAGAAATGGGCAACCAACAACACCATCTTCATTCTTCAACTACTCCCCATCTCTATATTCCCAGTTGGCTATACTTCCATCTTTATTCTCCTATTTCATACCCATGTAATATAAGAACAAAAATGAACATCACACaaacatgcatgcatgcattcATACACCCACATCAACGTCACAATGATCATCCAATACTACTTTTCCCACCCATGCATATCCATTCACAATGAACAAAAATTAACAACACTAATCAAAACGGCAACACGAGTTGGTTTGTTTCTCTCTGATCActcactctcactctctctctctccctctctctcccaCTGACAGggaaaacaaagaaaccaaatcAACATTCATGGGATTCGCCGGAATCCGACTACATTATAACATTCCGGCGTTACCTGAAattttgagagagaaagagatagagagaggggggacggagggagagagagagagagatagggGGCTTGTTGCCTTGAATTGTTCCATTTCAAAACGTATTACTCACCACCTTCGTACGCTTTGAGGGGAGAGGTTCTTTCAGTCTCTTATGTGGACCAAGAATTTCCTGACCAATACAAAGGCGCCACGTTGCTGCCCTACTGTGGAGCATGTCGCATCTGAATCCACCTAGCCAGTTGGGTGGGGTTGACGATCCCTGGAATATGGGCCCCATCTGTCTTTAGCAGAGTCGCTAACTCACCGTAGCTCTGGTGCTGCTTGCTCGGCTCAGCCGCCTCCTCGATCTGGCTCGGCTTCATTCTCTTCCCCTCCGCTGCGCTGCTGGGCAAAGGCACCGCCTCGGCTCGAGCCGGGTCCAACTTCTGACCGAAAAGCGTGCCCTTCGTGAGAAACTCATAAGCCATATACCCGGCTAAAAGCCGGTTAGAAGAAGCCGGCTCAGCGGCCTTAAGAGTTGCAGCCGTGGGTGAGGCTGGAGCTGGAGCCGGACCCGGTGGTGAGCAGGGCTTATTGGCGTAGAAACCTTCCACTTCTTTGCGCTTTCTTGACGCCCCTGACGTCAAAATTCGACGAGGTTGATGGCTCATCTAGCCGTTCGTTTCGTCTTCAGCGTGCCACGTCAGCACCCAACCCTCgagatgttttcttttttttcttttgatttcgACTAGCGCgtcaaatcatttttattgaGAAACGAGAAAAACGCCCGAATCAGGTAAATGGAAACGTCACCAGCTGGCTTGGTAAAATACTGTAAAAACTAAAGGCTAACACTGTAAAATCGCCAAATcattttttccacaaaatattttttaaaaaaaagaggaaaacaaattaggaatttaaattttaaaacaaacaaaaagaaaaactgaGAGCGAGAGAGTGGGTGAAATCGGATCGAGGAAACCGTCGCCGGAATCTGAAGCGACGGTCGGATCTAGGTGCACGGAGGTAGGCGATAGGGTGTCGCCGCCGCGCTGACAGgcagagaagagagaggaagagCGTAGATTCAGATTACTGGAAAGATGAAAAAGaagagaggaggaggagggagAGGATTGGGGATTTATAGGGAGAGGCGAGAGTGGTACAGCGGCGTGGTCCAGATATTTATATGGAGGCCTCTTTATTAGTTGCCCTCTTGTTTGTAACAAATACCTGTAATGCCATCCTGTGTCACTGAATTTCCCAAAATACCCTCCTCTTTTTTACAATCGATAAGTATATAGAGGTAGTCAGGAAACTCTTCAGATTAATTGTCTTATTCATAATagctgaaaatttttaatgCGAGTCAACTCAACccatatataactttaaaaaataataaatccaaaACTATTTTTACCTCTTATTTCTTGTGGTGTTTTcttacaaacaaacaaaaattgtcgttttttaattgattaaataatataaaatataaaatataaaatctaataaaaaaataaaaaatcataatttctcAAAAGGCTATTAtgtctttttctattttctttttcaaattaaaataattaatttcatactATCATGTAAAATCATGTTAAAAGCAAGTATTGAATTTTCTTTCCAtccaattccattttttccaaaTAGACATACtttaatcatcaaattcatcatatatggaaatattttgaaatttttgagacATGGGTAAAATCAAACTCCCACAAATATGTTAGATTCTATTGGATTATATGTGacgaagaatttaaaaatagttttcaattttaaaaaatagaaaataatttttaaaaaatttagtcaTTCAATGTAGGATcgttatattttcaattttattaattattttttttatacttgtgagcatacaaacatatatatatatagcatgcTAATTTATGAATGTTTGGTCATTTTGAGTCTAGCTTATCAATTATTACAATCTTATTCATAAGGTAGAGTCCCTTTGTTAGTGATTTACGAAACATATGTagcttaaaaagtgtttttgaaattaaaaaaaaaatataagtatatttagcttaaattttaaaaaatatttttaaaaatctgaaaagtcATTTATAGTGTAGAAAAATTACttagttatatttggttcctggaaaatactaaaaaaaatattaaggaaaatgattttctcatatttgattttaatatgaaaaataagaacgaaaatcaaatataattaaaattagataaaaatttatatattttaaaattatttaacctttacatagaaatagaaaaataagataaataagtttgaaatagcatataaaataatttattgattttaaatatatttttattttcctttattttctcttttcttctacttttcttccctcacatttttcatcatattttctgACAACAAAACATAGCCTAATGTTTTTCGAAAAAATACTTGatatatgattttttgaaaaatatttttactaaaaatacttcaagtaaaatcacaatcaaaaacaatttttatctgattttaatttaagttgaaatttatttaatctaattgcctttttctttgtcgccatatttataaaagaataaacgTATAAAATGTGAGATACAAATGAAGTCAAGTTTGTTGGAATAGAGAATCTTCCCATGTTTTAATGCAGGGACTAGGGAGTGACATTCTCAAACCTCAATTTCACATGTGAGTCCCTGCACGTGTGTCACATGCCTCATTTATTGTTGTTTGTACCAGGAGAGGTTAATAAAAAAGTGGAAAAGAACCAATTTAGtggtaaattaaataaaaaaaaaatcatttttatgcttctactcttaatttttttttttttgaataatatcATTTTGAAACCAtactaaatgaatttttattagatgaaataacacataataaatataatataaatatgactTTTATAcgatattataatatttataaactttttccccttttaacaaagaaaaattacatttgTATGCACCAAATTTCTTTTTACATCCacccatttaataatttttttaagacaaaaaaaaccTACGAAGGAATCCTTAAACTATTCCTAAGCTTAAAAACACATGAAGTTCGATTCTCTTTCTTCATTTATTCTCTTCTAATATTTATTCTTAAGCTTAAAAACACATGAAGTTCGATTCTCTTCCTTCATTTATTctcttctaatatttttatactaaatttaaaaCGAGAGTTATATTTCTCAATAATGGATAAACAAATAaccattttaataataatataagtgTAAAAGTATActctattattttaataaaattttctatattttttatagtatttttcgagttgaaagaagaagaaggtatTATAGAGTCGTTTTACAATGGTTTGATATTGTACTTTTAAACAtcttaaaaatgttagaaattatAAGTTTAGAAATCTTTTTTATTGCCTTTGACTTGGACTTTACTACAAGGTTTAACCTTTTAGCCCTAGACACCAtaagatgagtttttttttttttgtaatttttttttattttttacaatttctcACTTCTAAATTCTTTCTAAttattctttaactttttttacaagaagatttttatcaaatgaatttcaaagaAGTTGATTTTATCTTAAGGTTTGTGGTTGAAAAGAGATATATCATATATGgagagagaaaggaagaaaacGAAAATGAGTTGAGGGagagaaatggaaaataatgttttgggtattttaaaaattgtacgATAACTTTTAAGTGAACGCGTAAATATGGTGGATGCAAAGAGAATTTTGACAGGTGtcaatataatgttttttaataaaaatattttaatattctgtaaactaagaattattttaacatttgaaGTTCGGAAAGGGAGAGAAATATGAAAGGAATGATTATAGCCCCGGAAAGCAGGAGGAAGGAGCAATGAAAATGGTGGTTAGGAAAGGAAAAGGCAAGGGATGTTAAAATGGTGCCacgtaataaaaataaataaataaataaataaatgaggatAGGGAGGAAGCAttcaaattacaaaatatagttGTGGAAAAATGTACAAATCACGGAAAACAACCCACCACTGATATGTTGGTTTCAAGAATGAAACGTGTAGGTCCCCCCCTTTCTCCCCTTCTCACGCGCCCTTCCACTCATTTCCCACACCCTCTTTTTTCAAATATCCATCCTTTGtaccataaataataattatattaataaaaccCACTATTACAATTACCGACAAATAATAGAATATTGTTCATAGGTTAACCAATTGCGTTTGTTAaggtgatttttgttttttgactgaatagaaaaagtcaaaatatttaactttttttattaagttaaaaataatatattgacatcatccaacataactaaactgaatatattgataataagttaattttagttGTGTTGAATGATGTCAACATGTTAGTTTTAGTTAAATAGCAAAAgctaaatattttagttttttctattcaaccaaaaaataaatactaccTAATCCTTTTTTTGTTCGAATATTTAGATAAATGCATTATAAAACTATGATATAAggtttattaataattattgtttttaagagAGTTTACAATATTTGAGGTTTTACAAGTGATATCAGAGTGAAATTATGGATTCAAATCTTAATGGGTAAAttcattgaaaattattaatttaataagaaattaataaaaaacagtgtatgaaaaaaaaaattaatttcaatttgttcaactttaaatatgatattaactCCATTAGTCAAtgtaaatttgtaataaaaatcatatattgcttttcttcttttatttgattttttagcTTTTAACATTTAGGTTATCTTTCGTGTTCAAAAAGTTTGAagaatataataaagaaaaagtaaaatggaggaaaaaaagagaaaaaaaaaagaaatagatttaaaattaataaattattttaatatattattttcaatctttttacttatttaaatttttatataaaaattaaataatttaaaaacatataaatatctcattatttttaagtatatttaactttattttattttttcataataaaacctaatatgataaaattatttttttaaatatttttttttcttttttaagaatttttggGTGACCAAACATAATAAGAAGGTAACCtttgtattaattaatttttaaattcaaacataaatattttattttattttctaaaacatgtttgtttgtatttttatttaatttactatttttcttactttttctaaaaaaaatgataatgtgGGATGaagttgaaaaaagaaaagtatataaaaaaaaaagttttatgataaatgaaaataaaaagtaaagacaTAAGAAACAAATGACGATGAAGATAAATATAGATTAATAGTAAAATTTAATTCAGCTCTAGTAATTTAAATTTCTacttaataatttgatttttttttaatttttatgaaatattattttatatgatttattttaatatataagaataataataaaacttatgATATTTTACGTGGAATAAAGAAGAAAActcttaatattatatatatatatatatatatgtataaactctttttaattttgttaaaaagatttaaaaaccGTAAGGACCCTTTTAGATCGGATTGGATATGAGATAAGTgttatgtaataataatataaataaaattttgtctcAATAATAAggttttcattgttttctcatacaatatgataaataattatgaaaacatAAACATTTTCTCAACCTATCAATTAATCTTTTCCCTTGAATCTTTACAGTGTTGCAACTTATGGGAGGATATTACGGTAATTTCTCTTGAATCTTTACAGTGTTGCAACTTATCTGGGAGGATATTACGGTAATTTCGGGAGATGATGTGGGCGCGTGTGGAGATTAAAAAcggagaataaaaaaaaagggaaaaaggaaaacatgggACGGTGGTGACGCACCAAATCACGATGCCGGTCGTTTTCGACTTCTTGATGGAGAATCAGACACGTGTCTACATCAGGGCCGGTGATTAGTCGGTAGAGCAAGGATAACATGTTGCATCGGTACTTGGTACACCGCATTGTGGGCTTCTCCTTTTCCGCTCGCTGTCACCCCAGACCCATCTATTACTGCATGGTGTGACACGTGGACTGCCGCCATGAAATGTAACTGCTTGGCATACCGACTAGATTGCCCCCTCTGATGGTGCCAAAAATGTAATTTACATAATCTAAAGGCctatttggaaaaattgaatGCTTTCGGACGGCACTGGATGATTTTAGTAAAAGGATAATGAAGCTTAATACCAAAGTAAATACGTTATTAATTTTAGTGATGATGGCCCCCTTTTATTTGTCTATCCTTCTTTTATTAAAACCAAAGAAAGGTTGCCTTCTAATCTTTTGCTATgtagaaaatttcaaacttgTAAATAATTTTACACATGATGACCTATTATTCTTTTGAATTGAtattggaaaattaattttaatttatttaataaatatttatttatcctaTAATAAACTTTAGTCAAattataaagtaattttttactaatattttagaACTCAGATTGGTCCAAAGGTCCTTACAACTATTCAATTTGGTTTTATATTAAATGATGTCGAATTGACTAAAGTCTAATCACATTAAGGATTATATAGTGAAATTTAAGGATGTaagtaaaattgaaaaaatcgaTAAATTGATCTAAACTAACCAAAATCAATCATAatagtttggttttaaaaaataaagcacattgttttggtttgagaattttgaaaactggTATTGTCAGTTCAATTTtcgattttcttgttttctaataactaaaaaccaaatcaaaactgatattttaaaactaatatataattGTTTGCGCCGCTTTCTCTATAGTGTtgttgtgacatcccacatcggataagggagaaagttcctgatgctatatatgtagatgctcctcttaaccaagtagacgcattttaaagccgtgagggtccTTTTAGGTCCAAAGCGAATAATATCTACGACGGTTgggagcgggtcgttacaaatggtatcagcgTTGATCCTCAACCTCGATGTGGGGTTTGTTTGGTCCTATAAGGGTATTTGTTTGGCCCCACAATCCTGTGGGACACAATGAGGACATTATGTTTGCATGGGGGGTGTTtatgacatcccacatcggatatggGGGAAAGTTTCtagcgctatataagtatggacttctcttaaccctatagacgcgttttaaagtcatgagggtTCTTTTGGATTCAaagtagacaatatctacacggttggaagcgggtcattacaaatgtgaca
It encodes:
- the LOC117913888 gene encoding uncharacterized protein LOC117913888, with product MSHQPRRILTSGASRKRKEVEGFYANKPCSPPGPAPAPASPTAATLKAAEPASSNRLLAGYMAYEFLTKGTLFGQKLDPARAEAVPLPSSAAEGKRMKPSQIEEAAEPSKQHQSYGELATLLKTDGAHIPGIVNPTQLARWIQMRHAPQ